Genomic DNA from Kluyveromyces lactis strain NRRL Y-1140 chromosome C complete sequence:
GCCTACGAAAGAAACTGTCAAGTCACTTACCAGGTACATGGGAGATTTGGAGAAAGATTTTCCCGGATTATCAGAAGCATTGGTTCAAGAAATATCCACTAGGGTCgcaaaattgaaaaaccTCTAAATATCATGCTATTGCTTCCGCActttttgttgaagttattggacttttttttcttttattctGACTTACCTTCGCTTGGTAAAAAGCACTTCATATAACAAATTAGCATCCTAAATAGATTTTACAGCAAAAacatttcttgaaaaagCCGAACATTGAGCGTTTAATTCTACGTTAATAACATCCTTTTCCCATATCAAACACACATATCAGTTATGATCTTGCTGTTCActcctttttcttttcttagACACCATAATTCGATACAATACCCATGAGGTGTCAAGATGAcagataaaaaaaacatacCAATATAGAGTAAACTGCAGCGACAGACTGCCACAAATATTATTGGTATCGTTATTTTTGTGACTGTCCAAATTTATAAATACTCGACACTTGAATTGTATTTTCTAGTCCTACCCTCCGCTCTCTATATAACATAACATGTTAGAAGTATATtatctttgatattatttTGTGATACTTGACATATACGCAGCAGCAAGGGAGTTCCAGCAATAATAAGTGAGCTAAAAATGCTGAAAATCAGTGCAGCCTTATTTTTGACAATTGCAGTAGCATTCGTAAACGGCATCAACATTGAAGTATCTGAATATGACAGAGAAATTCAAgtaaagaatcaaaatgaaTTAAAAAGCACGTCAAACAATGCCCTTTGTAAGAAAGACCAACACATCATCgaaaatcaaaatgatTTGTATCAACTTTCGAACGAGTGTCCCACAATTGATGgatccatttctttccaaaattaTGTTGAACCACATATCAATTTGGGTAATATTAAAACAATTAATGGTAACTTCATTCTCGAAGAAAACAACGAGGTGGTTTCTATTCAAGGCGACGCTTTAGAAAAAATTGGCGGTACTTTCAAACTTTATGATTTAACTTCATTGAATGCTGTTAATTTCCCACATTTGCATGACTTGAACGTGGTTCACTGGAGAGTTGTACCAATTCTAGGCTCTGTCGCGATGGACAATAACATTGACtcaatcaaatctttgGTCATTTCAGACTCTTCGTTGACATCTTTAAGGGGATTTGACAAAATAGCAAAGCTTGACACCTTCAACATTAATAACAACAgatatttggaatcaaTTGCAACAAACGTAAAGTACATTTCAAAACAGCTCAGTGTCTCTGCAAACGCCGATGAATTGAACCTTGACATGTCAGAATTGATTTGGGCAAATAATGTGACGATTAGAGAcacaaaagaaatcaatttgGAGCATCTTCAGTATGTCAATCAATCACTGGAATTCATTGAGAATAAGGTGAATAAGTTGGAACTATCCGAACTAAAATCGGTTGGTGGTACGCTCggaattattgaaaataaacaCCTATCAAAAGCTGACTTCAACAACGTCTCTCAAATTTCAGGAGGTCTCATGATTGCTGGTAATGATGCCTTAGAAAAGattggtttcttcaaaagcttGAAATTGATTGGAGGTGCCATCCAGTTCAAGGGTAACATCAAAGACACGGATTTCCCTAACCTCAGACTTGTAAAGGGCTCCGCAATAATCCAAAGTACATCCGATGAGTTAGACTGTTCGAAATGGGTTACGCCAAATTCGGGATCATCAATTATTCGTGGTGGTAAGATTGAATGTGAGCCTAAGGGGAAGAAAAGTAGCGCTAACGTCAGACAGGATGGAACTGTCTTGGACAGGACCACCACCACTGAATCAGCAGAAGCAAAGGAGACGAACGGATCCACAATAATGGGAGCTAACTTCTTGTTATTAGCATTGGCCGTTCTTGGTACCGTTCGTATTTTAGGTTAAAACTATCATCTGTTTATGGTATGTAGGTAAGCAAAGTTAACAATAAAATGTATACTTGATCATCATCTTAACAAAAATCCTTCATGATGTATTCGGATAATCTCATATCATTCACCATACTAGTACCCGGTTCTTTATGTACCTTCTAtaatcttcatcatttccCCTTTTATCAACCGATTAATTTTGAGTTCTATGGATTTGGGGAAACAAACTTGTAGATAATCTCGAACAGTTGAAACAATCTGATATCACAGACGACAAAGGCATGCAACAGCACGTTATCAATGGCTACGGAGGAGAAACAGACCACGATAAGgccaagaaagaagagaaagacCTACAGTTGCGAGTTATGCCGAAAGTTCAAGACAAGATGCGACTTCGAGCCATCAGAAGGAAAATGTTACAGATGCCGGATGTTAAATCTCGACTGTTCTTTAACAAACGACCCTGAGCTCAATATAAAGTTCCCACAGGTAGCGGCTAATGAATCTTCGAATAATCGCACCGAACAACTTGAGGCTCATGTACGTGATATGGACAGAAAGATGGACATTATTTTGTCCAAATTAGGCGAAGTGACCTCACTTTTGAACATGAATAACTCCGCCACTCGTGAGAATACCGTCGatcattctttcaatacaGCATATATCTCTACCACAAATGGTCTTAAGTTACAAGAACCACCATTACAATTAATACAAGATATTGATACTAGGTTGTTCCCGCACCAAGATAATTCAGAATCTGCTAACCTAGAAAAAGCGAAGAGGCCATACGTTGTGGCAAGATTAGCATTTTGGGATTATTTCAAGGAGCATGAGAATGTCTGTTTAGAGTTATCCCACCAATTTTTAATGAAGTCACATTTCTGGATAATACCAGGAGGtatcaaatcaattgatagggaatttgttgaaaagcATTGCTTCATTACAAGTGTATTTACCATTATTGCAATGGGGTTTGATGAGAATGATAAATACGAGaaggaacaagaagaactGTACCCTTTGGTAGAACATTTGCTAACAAATACTTTAACTATGTTTGAAAAACTAATAGATCATGACATCGAGGCGTTACTTTATTGCTGCATGTACAGGTTTACAAGGAAATCGAAAAGGTATAGGCAGCTTAGTTTCAATCCGTTAGTTCTTTGTAACTTCGCAATAAACAGCTTACTAAACATTGTGGACTTTCATAAGATAAAAGAACGGGTATTGCTTGAAGAGCAGTACAATGGAATAGACCTTTACCACTTGAGAATACTCAACTCCCTAACTGCATGtaatcttcaattttcaatCGGATTTGGCACTTTTACCAACCAAGATCCGTTTATCAAAGAACTTAACAACCTTATAGCTAAGTTTCCACAGTCTAATTTTCGAGATGACATTAAGCTAAGTGAAATAAATCTTAGCGATGTTGTCAATGGtatcttcttgaactttAAAAATTATTTTTGGagctttttcaatattttcaagCAGGGCGGCAACAGAGACAGAAATGATGATGCTATCTTAGTGTTTCCAGAACTTGATTACTGGTTGAAAAACTGGGAAGAGCTCTTATCTAAAGATAATGGTGGTATACTTTGGTTTTCTTATGATTTTTTCTACGTTATGATTTGTCGTTGTTTCATCATGGAGTTTTACCAGCAAACACTAGCACAAAATACCCAGTTTCTGGATTCAATTCTACTGACAATGAAACAATATTGCGTATCCTTACTACATGGGTTTTTGAAACTACCACCTTCACTGATAAAAGGAGCTCcaataataacaacaaaCCAAGTGGTTTATGCATGCTTAACCTTATGCGATTTTCTACATAAGTTCAACGCTAAGGAAAGACAACAGACTTTGAACTTATGTACGAAGATTTATTGGCACCTAAATGCAATTGGAGAGAAACGTAACGAGGCAACAGAAAATGTTGCAGTAATAATCAAATCTCTAATAGACACtgggaaaaagaaaatgttttCGTCTCCGGACTCATCAAATTCTAAAACTTCGCCTAATGAATTTGCAAGAGTTGAAGGTCTTCAACAAACCAGTGAGATACCACAAACATTCAGCATTCCAGATGTGAACCGTTTCAATAGTTTCGAAGATTTCTTCCAGGACTTTTTCGAAAACTTGCAACCGACTGCACAACATCTGTTTTCGGATATATGATCTACATTTGTATCGAAGTAGTTATTCGGAGTAACTGCGTCTTTCCGAATTTGCATCTAATTAGATATTTATTAATAGTACTAAAGATAATATGAGCTTTGAAACATAGACGATATATCTAATAGGAGTAAATGGTACCAGTCATAGGATTCTTACATCCGTTACTATAACTCATCGTCAACAGcttctctttgaatatcaacaaGTTCGGTTTCGAAAATTAAGTCTGCATCTGGTGGGATTACGCTTCCAGCACCACGAGAACCGTACCCTAATTCACTTGGAATATGTAAGGTACGGCCCTCACCGATGCACATTCCTAAAATACCTTGATCCCATCCACTAATAACTTGACTGTAACCCAACTTAAATTGAATTGGTACTCCCCTATTATACGATGAGTCAAAAATCTCACCAGAGTCCCTCAATTTACCAGTGTAGTGCACAGAGACAACATCACCCTTAGATGCCTTGATCTTACAATCAACAGGCTCCTTGGTCACTCCAACAACTAATTCGGTCAACTTTTCTGCAAAAACTTGCAATACAAAGAACAATAAAACAGAAAGGCCAGTAGTGAACTTCATTTCGAAAGTTTAGTCAATTATAGTGATCTATTTGATGTAGAACTTTTAGAAAATCGAAGCTCATGGCTTCTTTCCCAACCCAAGACTGATCTATTGTTATAATTGGATCAAGAAGTACATTCACTTTTCTATTTAGATATAAAAATAATATGTGAGATTAGCCATTCAATAAAAAGATTAATTGAAAATAGGGTCTGCCTTTAACTTTTGAAGGTGACAAACAAAAGATTAAATACATATAAAATGCGATGCAAATGCAACTTTCAGATATTTTAGAATTATACATGTATTCAAATAGATGTAATATCAAGGTCTTTGACCAACCATTTCACTTTCAACTTGCGCTGGTCCACCATGGGTCTGAGGATGTAGCATAAGATGAATAAGCCCATAATGGTGAAAAGAACCTTactcttttcaaagcttgCTCCAAGTTTGTCAAACTGAGAAGATGGTGAAACCCTTGTGCAGAAGATGTCATTACCGATGGAGCATATTATACTAGTGGATTCCAAGTTCGTCGGAACTGATATTAATTTCGATTTATCTGAAGGAAGAATCTGTCTAAGATGACTAACCACTGAAAAATCATTAATTGGTATGGTGGGTTCATAAACAGAAGCCATGAATTCctctttgtctttctttgtCATATCAGACTCTGGTTTTCTTCTTGCGTTGACAACATATTTGGGGAGATATGTAATGGACCCATCATCTAATTGTAAAAGTATAGCTTTCGTAGTAATTCCAAATTTAGTTTTGGATAATGCAAGTGAATGTATGATCTGAGGGAAGTAATATGCGTTGCTAATCGTTGCCGGTTTCACAATATCGTCTAGCGGGTTCACTAAGCTCCCTGGAAGGGATCTCCTTTCATCAGGAACCAGCGATTCGTAAAACTCAACGACTACAAGCTTTTGTTCCGGTATTGGAGCTGAACTGAAATAACTGTATATGCACCAGTGTTCTCCTATCACAAGGTTTACTGGCAAGGTTAAGTCCACAAACTCCTCATGCTTAACAGTGTAAAGAGTCTGGCCAGTAACCGTGTCAAATATTTCTAGTAACAAGGAATTCTCTACAGAATTGCCCATCAAATAGCCTCCAATATTAGGATTGAGGTACTTGTATAATACAGTTCTGTTTCCTAGGATTGCACCTAAACCTGGAACGTGGCCTTTATCTCTGACAGCATGACCAACAATACGTTCATTCCCCCCTACGTTTCTCTGATAGGTCGGTAAGAGGGCATCCCCCTGAAGGGCATACCCTGTTACTTTCTGCTCTTCAAAATGGACGAAACTAATATTAGTATTTCCAATGTGGGAAGCGttgaatatcttgaaagaaCTGTTTTTGACATTAACTAGTTTGATAATAGGTGATTCACTGTTCGcatcaaattgaaaaccGTCGGGAGCCTTATTTTCGGGTGTCAATCCGAGCGGTTGCTCTAAGAGATTAACAGAATAAATACTAGAACGCGTAACAATCGAAAGCTCGTTTTCACTCCTCAGGCgcaatttcaaaatgtcCTTCAAATTTGACTGCAGACTCCacaatttctttccagAGATGATGTCCAGAGATGTTATAATTCCTGACTTAGAAGCGACGACAAGCTGCTTTGCAAAACCAAATCGTACGTTTAGATCTCGCAGTGCTGAagaatcatcttcagttATCAAATCGGCAAACATTCTGCCCAGATTAAATCTTTTACGGATAAGATACGACTTTAGTCTTTCCCAATTACTTTGAACACGGAACTTATATGCGTCAATTAGGCTCAATTGCTGTTCGTGGAGCAGTTCATCCCTAACAAAGTCTAAATTATGATTTGTTTCATCAAGGACAGTATATGCGATAATATCAGAGTAGCCctcatttctttcccaGTGGGCAGTCAGGGAATGATTTTCGTATCTAGTGTAATAATATTCTTTATTAGTTGTAGATATCAATACTTCCGCTACTGTGCTATCACTGCTCAGGCCAAAGTATTCTATCTTTCTGAAGGTCTCTGGAATTTTGACTACCACATCCCCCTCTGAAGAGGAAATATTAAAACGCAGTGTATTGTTATTCAAGGTAACAGATTGAATGTCTAGTTTCCGACATTCAACTTGGCCTGAATGAGTTGACTTAGGGAAACCTGTCAAACTATCCAAAACTTGACCAGTATTCAAGTGTATATTTCCATCCACAACTTTCATGGCAGCAACAGAGGCATCCTGAACGAACCTTTCAACTATATTTCCTGAAGCCGCATCCAAAAGTGAAATTACAGGGATGCCAGTGGGAGTCTCCCCTAAGACCACGAATGACGAGTCTGATTTGTCAATACATTTGATATCACCTAGGTTTTCGATTTGCCAATCCACGTGAAACGCTTCATCATTAAATACAGCCCCTGTGGATTTAAGCAGAAGTACCCACAACGTAAATATAAGGGTTAACATGATTTGATTCCGTTATGGCAAGATCGAAGGTCCAGTGTATAAACTTTAACTAATTCTTTACTTGGACACTAGTTTAGGCTTATTTTATTCGAAGGCTATTgttggtttctttgaaataataataataatcGTAGTAAAAAATGGTTACTACAGTGGGAAATATGTCGTAGCTTTCGTAACACAAAcaaggaaacaaaaaaaaggcagTATGAGAGTCTCGATATAGCTATATATCGATTAAATTTGTACAACGATTCTTATATACAGTTTGAAATCATGAATTGAGTCAGTTATTTTTTCTGTTAGTGTAATACAAACGTGTATGATATTCAATTATGGCTTTCTCTCATCTTCGCTATTCTCTATGGAAGTAACATGCTCTGAATCTTTGAGTCTTTTCTGGTGTTCATAATAGTCTTCATTAAAAATGACCGAAGGAAAGAACTTAATGCTTAATGCGGTGTCTAATGCTAAATTTGTCCAAGGATTGTAAATAGCCCATATTTCAGTTAGTGGGATATCATTTGGTGATTCTGTATCATGATGCAAGAGAACTTTTCTAATTGCATATATGTCCTGCACTTCTTGATTTGTTCTGATAGCCCGTGCCGGAGCATGAGCCATCAATGTATGTATTCTCTGTCTATTGCgcttgttttcttcttctaatttTACCAATTGAGAATTTATCTTAtcgttcttcttttgaCGTCTGAGATTGTTGAGAAAATCAGTCATATTCAGGTAGTATTCTAGTTTGTCTAAGAATTCAGAGAATGACTGTGGTTTATAATCCAACGGTCCGAACCATTTAGTTACCAAATTCTCGGCCTGCGCTTGTGCTCTCGCTACGGCGATACTTTGCTTCACCTCTGGTAAGTTAAGGGAAATTGACTGTCCTGATAATTCATCCTTGGCCTTGAATTTCGTTGAATCAACTCCCTCGTGATAGTATTTGACGatgtcattgaaaaactgCTTTTCACGAACTgattttgcttcttctaCCCAGGGATCGTATTTGAGAAGGGTCAATCTTGAAACCTCTAACATAGACTGCGAGAGTATTAGAGTCCCCGCTAATAAATAAGTAACACGTCTAATAGTTCTAAATCTCTCTGAATACCAAAAACCGGTACGTGTACCAACTCgaatattgaaagaatgtgTTCCCCCGAATTGAACAGGAATATGTCTAGTCATGTACATATCACCGTGTGTGGTACTGAATCTATTCAAACTAGGAAAATCGGCAATATCTCGTTTCACCCATTTCTTTCCCAATTTTCTAAACCTTTGCATTAGAAATAACCCAAGTCCTGTTTGAATTGCAACTAATGACCACAATCCTGTTGTGTTATCCGAACTAGGCACTAATGGTCCCCATAGTTTCAATCCCAGACTTGGTCTTGTATAAAACTTGGGGTCATTGCCAACAGGCTCAGAATTATCTGACTGAGTTCCGGATGTATATATAGCCATCTACTTCGCAATTCTGTCCTTGCTGCTTGTTCACTTTGTTTGAACCTTTAGTAATCCGATACGTGCTCTTCGAGTTGTCTTATGTTGGCCCTCGTCCCGGTTGGAAAATGTGATTGGCAACGTAGTTGGTGATACTTTTTCGGAGTtaagtcacgtgattaaATTTTATTGCTTGAAATAAAGATGAATTCAAACCCATTTAGAGACGATATGCAACACATGACGCCGAGAAGGAAGAATAGCATGAAGGGTTTTCATAAAGTATATGCAATACCGGATAAATCTATTATTCAAAGGTATACTACATATGTATAAAATATCGATACCAActtttgttgatgttcGAGGTTAGAACTTTTACAAATAAGAGGTAGTAAAATGGGTTACGAGATATGGGTTTATTTACAATTCATCTTGCTCTAGTTcagaatcttcttcagccacttcttcaacttccTTCGCCTTTTgtgcttcttcttcttcttgtttcttcttctccactTCAACTAAGTATTCTTCGTAAAGGGCAAGGCCATCAACACCGTGAGAACCGTTTTCCTTGATGAAGGCTAGGAAAGCTTCGGCAGTTCTTGGTCCCTCGAAAAGAATTGGTTCAGTTTCTTCACCGGCTGGCCACAAGTATAAGACTGGGAAACCTGGGATTTCGACAGATTGAACGTCATTGGCAGTAGCATCGATCTTGGCAATCAAGACCttatctttcaattcgTCATTTTCATGAGCAAATTCAGCCATGCTTTCATAAGTTGGTGCCAACTTCTTACAATGACCACACCATGGAGCGTAGTACTCAACTAAAACATCCTTCTTTGGATCACGGACAATTTCTTCATGGTTTTTACCAACAATCTTAAAGACAGAGTTTTCTTGGATTTCTGgaatttcttcactttTAACAATAGGTTCCGCCTTACcttccaagaaatcttcaacaaacttGGTGATTTCTTCAGTGGCTAAAGTGATTGGTTTTTCCAAAGCCGCGAATTCTTCATCAGCCAATTGTGGCAAACCGTACTTCAAGTCCTTAATGGTGTCATGGATGGCAAACAATGGGAATTGCTGCTTTTGGTTCAAGTTCTCGGCGTGTCTACCGAATTTGGAAGCATCCAAACCAGCAAAGTTGACCTTACCTCTGAATTTCTTAGCCAAGTCAACAAAGTGAGATTCGTATTCTTCACGTTCTTCTGGGGAAGTGTAGAAGAAGTATGCCAAAGGCACCTTGACAGCCATATAAGCTTGGTAAGTTTCACCGTTAACATCACCAAAGTATGGGAATGCTTCAACAGCAATCCAAGTGGAAATAGTTTCGGCGTCAAAGTCTTCACCTTCGTACACAATTGGCTCAGATTCACCTGGCAAGTAAATGGACAACTTTCCATCACTACCGTGTTGAATGAAACTGTAGTCATCTCTTAAAGAATCAGCGACTTGGTAGAAAGTTTCATTGAATTCTGGAACGCTACCGTCGACAACATAGGTGTTATCCAAGTTCTTGGCAataatttcattgaaagccttttcatcttctacAACTTGCACAGCAGGTTCAGATTGCTTCAACATGTAGTTGACAATAGCCTTAGCGTCTCTACCACCTTGGTATTCACCAGCAGCCTCTGGGTTACCGTTcttgaataatttcaaagatgggTAACCTGGGATTCCTTGCTCTTGACagaattgttgattttcttgACAATCAATTTGAGCCAATGGAATATCTTTagattccaattcatctGCTGCTTTCACATATTCTGGTGCCAAAGTCTTACAGTGACCACACCATGGAGCAAAGAATTCGGCCAAAACTAATGGATGCTCCTTGATAAATTCATGGAATGTATCAGCATCTAACTTAACAACAGCAGAATCCTCTGGAGCAACAGCATCTCCTTGAGCAGAACAACTAGCTGCCATCAAAGCAGCCAAACCAAATCTAACGGTATTCTTGAACAACATCTTTGTCTTTGCGATTCTATCGATCTCTTATACTATCAGACTACACCGAAACTAGTTCTTGAAAACACCCGATTCCAATTGCGTGCGTTGTAAAAGAGGAAAGATTATCAACGGAGTTGTTAACTTGACGgaaagatcaaaaactGAATGAATGATAAAGTACAGACTTATCTTTACTCATAATTAACTATTAACACGAGAAGATCGAAGTTACATGGCAAATCTAGTTTATAtataccttttttttcttttaccTAAGGTGGCCGTGTACTTGGAGGCAACAGTACGAAAACTCGAAAAAAGCAC
This window encodes:
- a CDS encoding uncharacterized protein (similar to uniprot|P25380 Saccharomyces cerevisiae YCL048W SPS22 Protein of unknown function redundant with Sps2p for the organization of the beta-glucan layer of the spore wall), giving the protein MLKISAALFLTIAVAFVNGINIEVSEYDREIQVKNQNELKSTSNNALCKKDQHIIENQNDLYQLSNECPTIDGSISFQNYVEPHINLGNIKTINGNFILEENNEVVSIQGDALEKIGGTFKLYDLTSLNAVNFPHLHDLNVVHWRVVPILGSVAMDNNIDSIKSLVISDSSLTSLRGFDKIAKLDTFNINNNRYLESIATNVKYISKQLSVSANADELNLDMSELIWANNVTIRDTKEINLEHLQYVNQSLEFIENKVNKLELSELKSVGGTLGIIENKHLSKADFNNVSQISGGLMIAGNDALEKIGFFKSLKLIGGAIQFKGNIKDTDFPNLRLVKGSAIIQSTSDELDCSKWVTPNSGSSIIRGGKIECEPKGKKSSANVRQDGTVLDRTTTTESAEAKETNGSTIMGANFLLLALAVLGTVRILG
- the URC2 gene encoding Urc2p (similar to uniprot|Q04411 Saccharomyces cerevisiae YDR520C Hypothetical ORF), which produces MATEEKQTTIRPRKKRKTYSCELCRKFKTRCDFEPSEGKCYRCRMLNLDCSLTNDPELNIKFPQVAANESSNNRTEQLEAHVRDMDRKMDIILSKLGEVTSLLNMNNSATRENTVDHSFNTAYISTTNGLKLQEPPLQLIQDIDTRLFPHQDNSESANLEKAKRPYVVARLAFWDYFKEHENVCLELSHQFLMKSHFWIIPGGIKSIDREFVEKHCFITSVFTIIAMGFDENDKYEKEQEELYPLVEHLLTNTLTMFEKLIDHDIEALLYCCMYRFTRKSKRYRQLSFNPLVLCNFAINSLLNIVDFHKIKERVLLEEQYNGIDLYHLRILNSLTACNLQFSIGFGTFTNQDPFIKELNNLIAKFPQSNFRDDIKLSEINLSDVVNGIFLNFKNYFWSFFNIFKQGGNRDRNDDAILVFPELDYWLKNWEELLSKDNGGILWFSYDFFYVMICRCFIMEFYQQTLAQNTQFLDSILLTMKQYCVSLLHGFLKLPPSLIKGAPIITTNQVVYACLTLCDFLHKFNAKERQQTLNLCTKIYWHLNAIGEKRNEATENVAVIIKSLIDTGKKKMFSSPDSSNSKTSPNEFARVEGLQQTSEIPQTFSIPDVNRFNSFEDFFQDFFENLQPTAQHLFSDI
- the FPR2 gene encoding peptidylprolyl isomerase family protein FPR2 (similar to uniprot|P32472 Saccharomyces cerevisiae YDR519W FPR2 Membrane-bound peptidyl-prolyl cis-trans isomerase (PPIase) binds to the drugs FK506 and rapamycin expression pattern suggests possible involvement in ER protein trafficking), with protein sequence MKFTTGLSVLLFFVLQVFAEKLTELVVGVTKEPVDCKIKASKGDVVSVHYTGKLRDSGEIFDSSYNRGVPIQFKLGYSQVISGWDQGILGMCIGEGRTLHIPSELGYGSRGAGSVIPPDADLIFETELVDIQREAVDDEL
- the EMC1 gene encoding Emc1p (similar to uniprot|P25574 Saccharomyces cerevisiae YCL045C): MLTLIFTLWVLLLKSTGAVFNDEAFHVDWQIENLGDIKCIDKSDSSFVVLGETPTGIPVISLLDAASGNIVERFVQDASVAAMKVVDGNIHLNTGQVLDSLTGFPKSTHSGQVECRKLDIQSVTLNNNTLRFNISSSEGDVVVKIPETFRKIEYFGLSSDSTVAEVLISTTNKEYYYTRYENHSLTAHWERNEGYSDIIAYTVLDETNHNLDFVRDELLHEQQLSLIDAYKFRVQSNWERLKSYLIRKRFNLGRMFADLITEDDSSALRDLNVRFGFAKQLVVASKSGIITSLDIISGKKLWSLQSNLKDILKLRLRSENELSIVTRSSIYSVNLLEQPLGLTPENKAPDGFQFDANSESPIIKLVNVKNSSFKIFNASHIGNTNISFVHFEEQKVTGYALQGDALLPTYQRNVGGNERIVGHAVRDKGHVPGLGAILGNRTVLYKYLNPNIGGYLMGNSVENSLLLEIFDTVTGQTLYTVKHEEFVDLTLPVNLVIGEHWCIYSYFSSAPIPEQKLVVVEFYESLVPDERRSLPGSLVNPLDDIVKPATISNAYYFPQIIHSLALSKTKFGITTKAILLQLDDGSITYLPKYVVNARRKPESDMTKKDKEEFMASVYEPTIPINDFSVVSHLRQILPSDKSKLISVPTNLESTSIICSIGNDIFCTRVSPSSQFDKLGASFEKSKVLFTIMGLFILCYILRPMVDQRKLKVKWLVKDLDITSI
- the MGR1 gene encoding Mgr1p (similar to uniprot|P25573 Saccharomyces cerevisiae YCL044C); translation: MAIYTSGTQSDNSEPVGNDPKFYTRPSLGLKLWGPLVPSSDNTTGLWSLVAIQTGLGLFLMQRFRKLGKKWVKRDIADFPSLNRFSTTHGDMYMTRHIPVQFGGTHSFNIRVGTRTGFWYSERFRTIRRVTYLLAGTLILSQSMLEVSRLTLLKYDPWVEEAKSVREKQFFNDIVKYYHEGVDSTKFKAKDELSGQSISLNLPEVKQSIAVARAQAQAENLVTKWFGPLDYKPQSFSEFLDKLEYYLNMTDFLNNLRRQKKNDKINSQLVKLEEENKRNRQRIHTLMAHAPARAIRTNQEVQDIYAIRKVLLHHDTESPNDIPLTEIWAIYNPWTNLALDTALSIKFFPSVIFNEDYYEHQKRLKDSEHVTSIENSEDERKP
- the PDI1 gene encoding protein disulfide isomerase PDI1 (similar to uniprot|P17967 Saccharomyces cerevisiae YCL043C PDI and similar to uniprot|P32474 Saccharomyces cerevisiae YDR518W EUG1 Protein disulfide isomerases) — protein: MLFKNTVRFGLAALMAASCSAQGDAVAPEDSAVVKLDADTFHEFIKEHPLVLAEFFAPWCGHCKTLAPEYVKAADELESKDIPLAQIDCQENQQFCQEQGIPGYPSLKLFKNGNPEAAGEYQGGRDAKAIVNYMLKQSEPAVQVVEDEKAFNEIIAKNLDNTYVVDGSVPEFNETFYQVADSLRDDYSFIQHGSDGKLSIYLPGESEPIVYEGEDFDAETISTWIAVEAFPYFGDVNGETYQAYMAVKVPLAYFFYTSPEEREEYESHFVDLAKKFRGKVNFAGLDASKFGRHAENLNQKQQFPLFAIHDTIKDLKYGLPQLADEEFAALEKPITLATEEITKFVEDFLEGKAEPIVKSEEIPEIQENSVFKIVGKNHEEIVRDPKKDVLVEYYAPWCGHCKKLAPTYESMAEFAHENDELKDKVLIAKIDATANDVQSVEIPGFPVLYLWPAGEETEPILFEGPRTAEAFLAFIKENGSHGVDGLALYEEYLVEVEKKKQEEEEAQKAKEVEEVAEEDSELEQDEL